In Candidatus Binatia bacterium, a single genomic region encodes these proteins:
- a CDS encoding amino acid adenylation domain-containing protein, translating to MNDCFHRLFEAQVERTPDAVAVAYKDERLTYRELNRRANQLARRLRIVGIGPEMLVGICMERAPEMMVGLIGILKAGAGYLPLDPSYPAERLAYMLEDARTPVVLAQRRISDKVSGHTAKVICVDEDWPEIERESGENLENGPEPDHLAYVIYTSGSTGKPKGVMIHHRGLANYLSWAARYYRMSEGAGTLVHSPIGFDLTITTLLAPLLVGQRVVLLPEGPGIEELARALGAGKDYTLVKITPTHLEALAHMLPGDELAGRVRVLVVGGEMLKWEHIAAWRTYAPATRIVNEYGPTETVVGCCIYEVTGDVQSGSVPIGRAIDNMDMHLLGSDLQPVPPGEIGELYIGGVALARGYLNQPEITREKFICRSSNGDAGARLYKTGDLARRLPDGNLEYLGRTDHQVKIRGYRIELGEIEVALGRHPDVRDCAVVAREDGSAGASTSLSTGKRLVAYVVGKNETSPSVDRLRSFLQDRLPGYMVPSAFVVLAALPLTVNGKVDRDALPSPEQRSRSLDNPFKAATDSLEMQLAEVWEEILGVRPIGITDNFFDLGGDSLQAVLMATKVEEIRGSHIPPSLVIEENTIEKLARAIHRLDAEPRDGTVVKVQPKGSLPPLYLVPGIGGLVLGASYLARRLGLDQPLYGLQARGVRDSESAFTSIEEMASYYIDAIQCVQGDDPFFIAGYSFGGIVAFEIARQLYAAGKRVGMLAILDTVAPGSHRFSAVSFLRNLPHWIGDFVVRRKPKEVIRDVGNKLKKVSKLCINGVLRPLGVAPLRADITENVDMPAELPERYRRVITAHYQALLRYKPRGYPGRIMLFRAKAQPLLRAYPDNGWGRFAEGGVEVHGVEGNHLNFSEEPYVQVLAKKMRAALEKSRKQIGMSNDTNSAP from the coding sequence ATGAACGATTGCTTCCATCGTCTCTTCGAAGCCCAGGTCGAGCGTACTCCCGACGCTGTCGCGGTGGCTTACAAGGACGAGCGCCTTACTTACCGCGAGTTGAACCGGCGGGCCAATCAGCTGGCGCGTCGTTTGCGGATTGTCGGCATAGGACCGGAAATGCTCGTCGGAATCTGCATGGAGCGCGCGCCGGAAATGATGGTCGGACTTATCGGCATCCTCAAAGCCGGCGCCGGATATTTGCCTCTCGATCCGTCGTATCCTGCCGAACGCTTGGCGTACATGCTCGAAGACGCCAGGACGCCGGTGGTCCTCGCGCAGAGACGGATTTCCGACAAAGTCTCCGGCCACACCGCAAAAGTCATTTGCGTCGACGAGGATTGGCCGGAGATCGAGCGCGAGAGCGGCGAGAATCTGGAGAACGGTCCCGAGCCGGATCATCTCGCCTACGTCATCTATACTTCAGGCTCCACGGGAAAACCCAAAGGCGTGATGATCCACCACCGCGGTCTGGCGAATTATTTGTCATGGGCCGCCCGCTACTACCGCATGTCGGAAGGAGCGGGGACGCTGGTCCATTCGCCCATCGGATTCGATCTTACCATCACCACGCTGTTAGCTCCTTTGCTGGTAGGCCAGCGCGTCGTGCTTCTTCCCGAAGGTCCGGGAATCGAAGAGCTGGCGCGCGCGCTCGGCGCCGGGAAGGATTACACTCTGGTCAAGATCACGCCGACGCATTTAGAGGCGCTGGCCCACATGCTTCCCGGTGATGAACTGGCCGGGCGCGTGCGAGTGCTCGTCGTCGGCGGCGAGATGCTCAAATGGGAGCACATCGCCGCCTGGCGTACTTACGCTCCCGCGACCCGGATCGTCAACGAGTACGGTCCGACCGAAACGGTCGTCGGCTGCTGTATCTATGAAGTGACGGGCGACGTCCAATCGGGATCGGTGCCGATCGGCCGCGCGATCGACAACATGGATATGCATCTTTTAGGTTCCGATCTGCAGCCGGTTCCGCCGGGAGAAATCGGCGAGTTGTATATCGGCGGAGTCGCGTTGGCGCGGGGCTATTTGAATCAGCCGGAAATCACGCGGGAGAAATTTATTTGTCGTTCTTCGAATGGTGACGCGGGTGCGCGCCTTTATAAGACCGGCGACTTGGCGCGCCGCCTGCCGGACGGAAACCTCGAATACCTCGGCCGCACGGACCATCAGGTAAAGATCAGAGGCTATCGCATCGAGCTGGGCGAAATCGAAGTCGCCCTAGGGCGGCATCCCGATGTCCGCGATTGCGCGGTGGTCGCGCGCGAGGATGGATCGGCAGGCGCTTCGACTTCGCTCAGCACAGGCAAACGGCTGGTGGCTTACGTCGTCGGAAAGAATGAAACCTCGCCGTCGGTCGATCGACTGCGGAGCTTTTTACAAGATCGGCTGCCCGGATACATGGTGCCGTCGGCGTTCGTCGTGCTCGCCGCGCTTCCGCTCACCGTCAACGGCAAGGTCGATCGCGACGCGCTGCCTTCGCCCGAGCAGCGGAGTCGAAGCCTGGACAACCCGTTCAAAGCAGCGACCGATTCTTTGGAAATGCAGCTCGCCGAGGTTTGGGAAGAGATCCTGGGAGTCCGGCCTATCGGAATAACGGACAACTTCTTCGATCTGGGCGGCGATTCCTTGCAGGCGGTGCTGATGGCGACCAAGGTCGAAGAGATCCGCGGCAGCCACATTCCGCCGTCGCTCGTGATCGAGGAAAACACGATCGAAAAGCTCGCTCGGGCGATTCATCGATTGGACGCCGAGCCGCGGGACGGTACGGTCGTCAAGGTTCAGCCGAAGGGGAGCCTCCCTCCTCTTTATCTCGTGCCGGGAATCGGCGGGCTGGTGCTCGGCGCCTCGTACCTCGCGCGGCGGCTCGGATTGGACCAGCCGCTCTACGGGCTGCAAGCCCGCGGCGTCAGAGATTCCGAAAGCGCCTTCACGTCGATCGAGGAGATGGCGAGTTACTATATCGACGCGATCCAGTGCGTCCAGGGGGACGACCCGTTTTTCATCGCGGGATATTCCTTCGGCGGCATCGTGGCTTTTGAGATCGCGCGCCAACTTTACGCCGCCGGAAAGCGCGTGGGAATGTTGGCTATCCTGGACACCGTGGCGCCCGGCTCGCACCGCTTCAGCGCCGTCAGCTTCCTCCGCAACCTGCCCCACTGGATCGGCGACTTCGTCGTGCGCCGGAAGCCGAAAGAAGTCATCCGCGATGTTGGCAATAAATTGAAGAAGGTCTCCAAGCTCTGCATCAATGGGGTGCTGCGCCCGCTCGGCGTCGCCCCGTTGAGAGCAGACATAACGGAAAACGTCGACATGCCGGCGGAATTGCCGGAGCGATATCGCCGCGTCATCACGGCCCATTACCAGGCCTTGCTCCGATACAAACCTCGCGGCTATCCCGGTCGGATCATGCTCTTCCGCGCCAAAGCGCAGCCGTTGCTTCGAGCCTATCCGGACAATGGCTGGGGGCGCTTCGCCGAAGGCGGCGTCGAGGTGCACGGCGTCGAGGGCAATCACCTGAATTTCAGCGAAGAGCCGTATGTTCAGGTTCTGGCGAAGAAGATGCGAGCGGCTTTGGAAAAAAGCCGTAAGCAGATCGGGATGTCGAACGACACGAATTCAGCCCCGTGA
- a CDS encoding class II aldolase/adducin family protein — MARSRIVSELRKKVALSCRIVGTQGLTRGMLGHVSARIPGTDRVLIKAKGPAEEAVELATEKDIITIDLEGRVLEARKKGLDAPNETAMHLIIYRKRPEVMSVIHTHPDWIVALTACDKPLIPMYAAYSPPGMKLVLDGIPVYPRSVTIINRELAEDFMRTMGEKKACLLVGHGMTVAGGSVEEATVTSLNLYELARIHGMAYAIGQPRPISEADIFEYKQRAERGVIKFGSSARFESDWRYHVKLLQKRRS; from the coding sequence ATGGCTCGATCTCGTATCGTCTCCGAACTCAGAAAAAAAGTCGCGCTTTCCTGCCGCATCGTCGGCACGCAGGGACTCACGCGCGGCATGCTCGGGCACGTGAGCGCGCGGATTCCGGGAACCGACCGCGTCTTGATCAAAGCCAAGGGGCCCGCCGAGGAGGCGGTCGAGCTGGCGACGGAAAAGGACATTATCACGATTGACCTCGAAGGCCGCGTCCTGGAGGCGCGAAAAAAAGGTCTGGACGCGCCCAACGAGACGGCGATGCATCTCATCATCTATCGCAAGCGTCCGGAGGTGATGAGCGTCATCCACACGCATCCCGATTGGATCGTCGCGCTGACCGCGTGCGACAAGCCGCTGATACCGATGTACGCGGCGTACAGCCCGCCGGGGATGAAGCTGGTGCTCGACGGGATACCGGTCTATCCACGCAGCGTGACGATCATCAACCGCGAGCTGGCAGAAGATTTCATGCGGACGATGGGCGAGAAGAAAGCCTGTCTTCTCGTCGGGCACGGCATGACGGTCGCCGGCGGGAGCGTGGAGGAGGCGACGGTGACGAGCCTCAACCTCTACGAGCTGGCGCGCATCCACGGCATGGCCTACGCGATCGGTCAACCCAGGCCGATTTCGGAGGCCGACATCTTCGAATACAAACAGCGGGCCGAGCGCGGCGTCATCAAGTTCGGATCGTCGGCGCGCTTCGAGTCCGACTGGCGCTATCACGTCAAGCTGCTGCAAAAACGACGATCGTAA
- a CDS encoding isoprenylcysteine carboxylmethyltransferase family protein → MSSAYRVFAYFGLFSIFGSLLYGFSYDDAAPAGNFGYNLLLYGVFIAPHLVMTRAWFKQALWGNPAGTPSERRVYITTTVILWLAVLTLHEPVPGVAFEPTHWMRFLGCVLFLWAFFMFFEGATSSMLDGLLGVPGSVSAYSHGPETPLFTEGGYAQVRHPQYRAFISAAAASLLIHPYMGQLFWAILLSVTFVAFIPVEEAQLIRARGDDYRKYMERTPWRLFRGVW, encoded by the coding sequence ATGAGTTCAGCGTATCGCGTCTTCGCCTATTTCGGCTTGTTCTCGATCTTCGGCTCGCTGCTCTACGGATTTTCTTACGATGACGCCGCGCCGGCGGGCAACTTCGGTTATAACCTGCTGCTGTACGGCGTCTTCATAGCGCCGCATCTGGTGATGACCCGCGCGTGGTTCAAGCAGGCGTTGTGGGGCAATCCGGCCGGAACTCCGTCGGAGCGGCGCGTCTATATCACGACCACGGTCATCCTGTGGCTTGCGGTTCTTACGCTGCACGAGCCCGTTCCGGGTGTGGCGTTCGAGCCGACTCACTGGATGCGCTTTCTGGGGTGCGTTCTCTTTCTCTGGGCGTTCTTCATGTTTTTCGAGGGGGCGACCTCGAGCATGCTCGACGGTCTGCTCGGCGTGCCCGGATCGGTCAGCGCCTATTCGCACGGCCCGGAGACGCCGCTGTTCACCGAGGGCGGATACGCGCAAGTTCGCCATCCGCAGTATCGCGCGTTTATCTCAGCCGCGGCCGCGTCGTTGCTCATCCATCCGTACATGGGGCAATTGTTCTGGGCGATTTTGCTGTCGGTGACGTTCGTCGCCTTCATCCCGGTCGAGGAGGCGCAGCTCATCCGCGCGCGCGGCGACGACTACCGGAAATACATGGAGCGGACGCCGTGGCGATTATTCAGGGGAGTCTGGTGA
- a CDS encoding alpha/beta fold hydrolase has product MAERIVSMHAAYKSGKEIVDGFLSRPNVREPRPAIVLIHGYRGVDDGQRAVTRRFAKGGFVSLAPDLFDGEIYSTPESCALAKTSLDVHSAVDKIVDSVAYLRRLPWVGKKKVAVMGFCMGGGLALYALAKSRAFAAGVIYYQSLFPDPEDLRGIRAPLICHSGTEDANTTQREIEMFREALDRYGKKYEIHMYEGAGHAFLNNPQGKSEANRIAADESVAKTRKWLRKTLG; this is encoded by the coding sequence ATGGCGGAGAGAATCGTTTCCATGCACGCCGCCTATAAAAGCGGGAAGGAGATCGTAGACGGGTTTTTGTCCCGGCCCAACGTCCGTGAACCGAGACCCGCCATCGTGTTGATCCACGGCTACCGCGGCGTGGACGACGGCCAGCGGGCCGTCACGCGGCGCTTCGCCAAGGGAGGATTCGTCTCCCTCGCGCCGGACTTGTTCGACGGAGAAATTTACTCGACTCCGGAATCCTGCGCGCTTGCGAAAACGTCTTTGGATGTTCACTCAGCCGTGGACAAAATAGTCGACAGCGTCGCCTACCTCAGACGGCTGCCTTGGGTCGGCAAGAAGAAAGTCGCCGTGATGGGCTTTTGCATGGGCGGAGGACTGGCGCTCTACGCCCTGGCGAAGTCGCGGGCCTTTGCCGCCGGCGTCATTTATTACCAGAGCCTGTTTCCCGATCCGGAGGATTTGCGCGGCATCCGGGCTCCCCTCATCTGTCACAGCGGCACCGAGGACGCCAACACGACCCAGAGAGAGATCGAGATGTTTCGCGAAGCTCTGGACCGCTACGGCAAGAAATACGAGATCCACATGTACGAGGGCGCGGGGCACGCCTTTCTCAACAACCCGCAGGGAAAAAGTGAAGCCAACCGGATCGCCGCCGACGAATCGGTGGCAAAAACGCGCAAGTGGCTGAGAAAGACGCTCGGGTAG
- a CDS encoding HAD-IA family hydrolase yields the protein MIKTIFFDAAGTLMRPVRPIGQSYGLLAASYGMNVPPAEISARFRAGFSSAPPLAFPGAASGEIKTLEYAWWKKLVRKVFEPYEPFSRFDEYFAELFAYFGKADSWALFPETLDTLAALKKKGLTLAVISNFDSRLFAILQGLGVSSSFDSIVISSHAGHAKPDARIFHHALALHRADAKEALHIGDSPDRDAAAAKNAGLTGVLLDRKARTRSNSYLRVQDLAGLLPLIDAGR from the coding sequence ATGATCAAGACCATCTTCTTCGACGCCGCCGGCACGCTCATGAGGCCCGTCAGGCCGATCGGACAGAGCTACGGCCTGCTCGCAGCGAGCTACGGCATGAACGTTCCGCCGGCTGAAATCTCGGCTCGCTTTCGCGCCGGATTTTCCTCGGCGCCGCCGCTCGCATTTCCCGGCGCGGCATCCGGAGAAATTAAAACCTTAGAATATGCCTGGTGGAAAAAACTGGTGCGGAAGGTCTTCGAGCCTTACGAGCCGTTTTCCCGCTTCGACGAATATTTCGCCGAGCTGTTCGCCTATTTCGGCAAGGCGGACTCCTGGGCTCTTTTTCCCGAGACGTTGGATACGTTGGCCGCTCTGAAAAAAAAGGGGTTGACGCTGGCGGTGATTTCGAACTTCGATTCGCGGCTGTTCGCCATTTTGCAGGGCCTCGGCGTTTCGTCGAGCTTCGATTCGATTGTGATATCGAGCCACGCCGGGCACGCCAAGCCCGATGCGCGTATATTTCATCACGCCCTCGCGCTGCACCGGGCCGACGCAAAGGAGGCCCTCCATATCGGCGACAGCCCGGACAGAGACGCCGCGGCCGCGAAGAACGCCGGATTGACCGGCGTGCTGTTGGACCGCAAGGCGCGGACCCGGTCCAACTCCTATCTCAGAGTGCAGGATCTCGCCGGGCTATTGCCCTTGATCGACGCCGGAAGGTAA
- a CDS encoding nicotinamidase, with the protein MQSNDALLIVDVQNDFCPGGALAVADGDRVVPALNRYIERFERAGLPVFATRDWHPEKTKHFKAYGGVWPAHCVQGTQGAEFRADLRLRPGAVIVSKGMAADEESYSGFDGKDEHGAVLGELLRERGVKRIFVGGLATDYCVKHTVLDGLKQGFRVVVLADAARAVNLQPGDGEGALGEMERAGAEKIGGVEELPKT; encoded by the coding sequence ATGCAAAGCAACGATGCGCTGCTGATTGTGGATGTGCAGAATGATTTCTGTCCCGGCGGCGCGCTCGCGGTCGCGGACGGCGACCGGGTCGTCCCCGCGCTCAATCGCTACATCGAGAGATTCGAAAGAGCGGGGCTACCGGTTTTCGCCACGCGCGATTGGCATCCGGAGAAGACCAAACACTTCAAGGCCTATGGCGGTGTCTGGCCGGCTCACTGCGTTCAGGGAACTCAGGGCGCGGAATTTCGCGCGGACTTGCGGCTTCGGCCGGGCGCCGTGATCGTCTCCAAGGGGATGGCCGCGGATGAAGAAAGCTATTCCGGGTTCGACGGCAAAGACGAGCATGGCGCCGTGCTCGGCGAGCTGTTGCGCGAGCGCGGCGTCAAGCGGATTTTTGTCGGCGGCCTCGCGACCGATTATTGCGTGAAGCACACGGTGCTCGACGGTCTGAAGCAAGGCTTCCGCGTCGTTGTGCTCGCCGACGCGGCGCGCGCCGTGAATCTTCAGCCGGGTGACGGCGAGGGCGCGCTCGGCGAGATGGAGCGGGCCGGCGCGGAAAAAATCGGCGGTGTCGAAGAACTTCCCAAAACCTGA
- a CDS encoding oxygenase MpaB family protein: MSKNFPKPEVAERFFAPDSAIWSVDREMALLLGGGRALLMQIAHPKVAAGVADHSGFLSDPLGRLVRTMETMWSIVFDERPRAQASLDRLESVHRQVKGTVRQPDVLPPRTRYRAQDADLLLWVHATLVDSALVTYRQFVKPLSEDVERRYYEETKRLGILLGVPETKLPGTLAKFGAYMDAMIESEEIVVGATARALSEAILHPRPWLLKPLAPLFVLVTAGLLPPKLRREYGLAWNGRREKTLRIVAGSTRAALPWVPSIIRVVPHARAAEARAS, encoded by the coding sequence GTGTCGAAGAACTTCCCAAAACCTGAAGTGGCCGAGCGCTTCTTCGCGCCCGACAGCGCGATCTGGAGCGTCGACCGGGAGATGGCGCTTTTGCTCGGCGGCGGAAGGGCGCTGCTGATGCAGATCGCCCATCCCAAGGTCGCCGCCGGAGTCGCCGATCACAGCGGCTTCCTCAGCGACCCGCTGGGCCGCCTCGTGCGGACGATGGAAACGATGTGGTCGATCGTCTTCGACGAGCGTCCGCGCGCCCAAGCCTCCCTCGATCGGCTCGAAAGCGTCCACCGTCAAGTCAAGGGAACCGTCCGGCAACCGGACGTGCTGCCGCCGAGAACGCGCTACCGCGCGCAGGACGCGGATCTGCTCCTGTGGGTGCACGCCACGTTGGTCGATTCCGCTCTGGTGACTTACCGTCAATTCGTCAAGCCGCTTTCCGAGGACGTGGAGCGCCGCTATTACGAGGAGACGAAAAGATTGGGAATCCTGTTGGGAGTGCCCGAAACGAAGCTGCCCGGCACGTTGGCGAAGTTCGGCGCTTACATGGACGCGATGATCGAATCGGAAGAGATCGTCGTCGGCGCGACGGCGCGGGCGCTGAGCGAGGCGATTCTTCATCCCCGGCCTTGGTTACTGAAACCATTGGCGCCGCTCTTTGTCCTCGTCACCGCCGGGCTGTTGCCGCCGAAGCTGCGCCGCGAATACGGGCTCGCCTGGAACGGCAGGCGCGAGAAGACTTTGCGCATCGTAGCCGGTTCGACGCGCGCGGCTCTTCCTTGGGTTCCTTCGATCATCCGCGTCGTTCCGCATGCGCGCGCGGCCGAAGCGCGGGCAAGCTAG
- a CDS encoding 3'(2'),5'-bisphosphate nucleotidase CysQ, which yields MSTEKDFSEELETAERAAREAGAIIMGYYGKDYVIEEKSKNNPVTTADLEANRKIQEILLGRYPDDGWLSEESKDDLKRLAAPRVWVIDPIDGTREFIEKIPQFTVSIGLAVGGRPAVGVVYNPAQAKLYKAARGAGAMLNDSPIRVTPREKVEGASLIVSRSEPRKRFQPFAELCRVQPVGSIAFRLALIAEGQGDGMLTFRALHEWDVCGGVAVVEGAGGVVIDGQGNNIVFNRRDSLCRGMVASNPTLAKSLHGMLAKSLAENF from the coding sequence GTGTCTACCGAGAAAGATTTTTCCGAAGAATTGGAAACGGCCGAGAGGGCGGCGCGGGAAGCCGGCGCGATCATCATGGGCTATTACGGCAAGGATTACGTCATCGAGGAAAAAAGCAAGAACAATCCCGTGACCACGGCGGACCTGGAGGCGAACCGCAAGATTCAGGAAATTCTTCTGGGGCGTTATCCCGACGACGGCTGGCTCTCGGAGGAGAGCAAGGACGACCTGAAGAGGCTGGCGGCGCCGCGCGTCTGGGTGATCGATCCGATCGACGGAACGAGGGAGTTTATCGAAAAAATCCCCCAGTTCACGGTGTCCATCGGCCTGGCCGTGGGCGGCCGGCCGGCGGTCGGCGTCGTTTATAATCCGGCGCAAGCGAAACTCTACAAGGCGGCCAGGGGCGCGGGAGCGATGCTCAACGATAGTCCCATTCGTGTCACGCCGCGGGAAAAAGTCGAAGGCGCTTCGCTGATCGTCAGCCGCTCCGAACCGCGCAAACGGTTTCAACCTTTCGCCGAGCTTTGCCGCGTCCAGCCGGTCGGCAGCATCGCGTTTCGCCTCGCGCTCATAGCGGAAGGCCAAGGCGACGGCATGCTCACGTTCCGCGCGCTCCACGAGTGGGACGTCTGCGGTGGCGTGGCCGTCGTCGAGGGCGCGGGCGGAGTCGTCATCGACGGGCAAGGCAACAACATCGTATTCAACCGGCGTGACAGCCTGTGCCGCGGCATGGTCGCGTCGAATCCGACCTTGGCCAAGTCGCTGCACGGGATGCTGGCCAAGTCGCTCGCCGAGAATTTCTGA
- a CDS encoding Rieske 2Fe-2S domain-containing protein: MELTIYLSILFLAVYLVGLGVRRYIFLRDQSRMLEESKAHGRVIARVEEMQPGSVKKFWLICRKYRIDGFLVNYRGDFRAYVNRCRHMTTPLDFVRYQFLTEDGRHLICMTHGALYDPMSGVCVEGPCKGLSLYPLPVLVEGGEILVGCPSGDLSELAD, from the coding sequence ATGGAACTGACGATTTACCTCTCCATTCTGTTTCTTGCCGTCTATCTTGTGGGTCTCGGCGTCCGCAGATATATTTTTCTTCGCGACCAGTCGCGGATGCTGGAAGAGAGCAAAGCCCACGGCCGGGTGATCGCGCGGGTGGAGGAGATGCAGCCGGGCTCGGTCAAAAAGTTTTGGCTGATTTGCCGGAAGTATCGGATCGACGGTTTTCTGGTGAATTACCGGGGAGATTTCCGCGCCTACGTGAATCGCTGCCGCCACATGACGACGCCGCTCGATTTTGTGCGCTATCAGTTTTTGACCGAGGACGGCCGGCACCTGATCTGCATGACGCACGGCGCGCTTTACGATCCCATGTCGGGCGTGTGCGTCGAGGGCCCATGCAAGGGCCTCTCTCTTTACCCGCTGCCGGTGCTCGTCGAGGGCGGCGAAATTCTCGTCGGCTGCCCGTCGGGCGATCTCTCCGAGCTGGCGGACTGA
- a CDS encoding Rieske 2Fe-2S domain-containing protein — MESTEKKSRGRRKLVARVGELEHGRTKKFLLKCRGNTVEAFLVSYEGAHYAYLNRCKHISLSLDWVDNRFFTEDNRYLICANHGATYDPTSGECIWGPCLGAFLQSVPLEVAQGKIFAFCPSGLED; from the coding sequence ATGGAGTCGACCGAAAAGAAGAGCCGCGGCAGGCGCAAACTGGTGGCGCGGGTGGGAGAGCTTGAGCATGGCCGGACAAAGAAATTCCTCCTGAAATGCAGGGGCAATACCGTGGAGGCGTTTCTGGTCAGCTACGAAGGCGCTCACTACGCGTATTTGAATCGCTGCAAACATATTTCATTGTCGCTCGACTGGGTGGACAATCGCTTTTTTACCGAGGACAACCGCTATCTCATCTGCGCCAACCACGGCGCGACTTACGATCCCACGAGCGGTGAGTGCATCTGGGGACCGTGTCTCGGAGCTTTTCTTCAGAGCGTTCCGCTTGAGGTCGCTCAGGGAAAAATCTTTGCTTTCTGTCCATCGGGTCTGGAAGATTGA
- a CDS encoding histidine triad nucleotide-binding protein, with amino-acid sequence MSECLFCGIVEGKIKGEIVYRDKSVLAFKDINPKAPVHILIVSVKHISTLLDLGEEDQKLIGEVYSVANRLAKEQGISKDGFRVVANCGAAAGQTVFHIHFHLLGGRNFSWPPG; translated from the coding sequence ATGAGCGAATGTCTTTTCTGCGGCATCGTCGAGGGGAAAATCAAAGGAGAGATCGTTTATCGCGACAAATCCGTCCTCGCCTTCAAGGACATCAACCCCAAGGCGCCGGTCCATATCTTGATCGTTTCCGTCAAGCACATATCGACCCTGCTCGATCTCGGGGAGGAAGATCAAAAACTGATCGGCGAGGTCTACTCCGTGGCGAACCGCCTGGCAAAGGAACAGGGAATCTCCAAGGACGGCTTTCGCGTGGTCGCCAACTGCGGCGCCGCCGCGGGGCAGACCGTCTTTCATATTCACTTTCATCTCCTCGGCGGGCGGAATTTCTCGTGGCCGCCGGGATGA
- a CDS encoding Glu/Leu/Phe/Val dehydrogenase: MATVEWRSPANEMAVRQFDIAAGRLNLDKNVAARLQRPDRALIVSVPVRMDDGGVHVFTGYRVQHNDTLGPFKGGIRYHPEVNLGEVSALAMWMTWKCALAGLPLGGAKGGISCDPPRLSRKELQGMTRRYTAEILNFIGPEVDIPAPDMGTDEQVMAWVMDTYSQHKGHAVPGVVTGKPVAIGGTQGRREATGRGVVYTIVEAAKHLNLDLLGCTAAVQGFGNVGSVVAKELAGIGVKVVAVSDRTGGVYDPKGLPVERAIDHVARNSTLEDFTGGARVGNAELLELPCDILVPAALGMQITGNNAARLKCKILAEGANGPTTLDADEILKGRDIFVIPDILANAGGVIVSYFEWVQDLQNFFWTEEEINKRLREIMTRAFYEVLDMSRKESVGMRLAALMIGVSRVAQAMLWRGLYA; this comes from the coding sequence ATGGCAACCGTTGAGTGGCGCAGCCCGGCGAACGAGATGGCGGTCAGGCAGTTCGATATCGCCGCCGGAAGATTGAATCTCGACAAGAACGTGGCGGCCAGATTGCAACGGCCGGACCGAGCATTGATCGTCAGCGTGCCGGTCAGGATGGACGACGGCGGCGTGCACGTGTTCACCGGCTATCGCGTTCAGCACAACGACACGCTCGGCCCGTTCAAAGGCGGCATCCGCTACCATCCGGAAGTCAATCTCGGCGAAGTCTCGGCGCTGGCGATGTGGATGACGTGGAAGTGCGCGCTCGCCGGACTGCCGTTGGGCGGCGCGAAAGGGGGCATCTCTTGCGACCCGCCCCGGCTTTCCCGCAAAGAACTCCAGGGAATGACGCGGCGTTACACGGCGGAGATTCTCAATTTCATCGGCCCCGAGGTGGATATCCCCGCGCCGGATATGGGCACCGACGAGCAGGTGATGGCCTGGGTCATGGATACATACAGCCAGCACAAAGGCCACGCGGTGCCGGGCGTGGTCACCGGCAAGCCGGTCGCGATCGGCGGAACGCAGGGAAGAAGAGAGGCGACCGGACGCGGCGTCGTCTACACGATCGTCGAGGCGGCGAAACACCTGAACCTGGATCTTCTCGGCTGCACCGCCGCCGTGCAGGGCTTCGGCAACGTCGGCTCGGTCGTGGCGAAAGAGCTGGCGGGCATCGGCGTCAAGGTCGTCGCGGTCTCCGACCGGACCGGCGGCGTTTACGATCCCAAGGGATTGCCGGTCGAGCGCGCGATCGATCACGTGGCCAGAAATTCCACGCTGGAGGATTTCACGGGAGGCGCGCGGGTCGGCAATGCCGAGCTGTTGGAGTTGCCGTGCGATATCCTCGTGCCGGCGGCGTTGGGCATGCAGATCACCGGCAATAACGCGGCCAGGTTGAAGTGTAAAATTCTTGCCGAGGGCGCGAACGGGCCGACGACACTGGACGCCGACGAAATCCTTAAAGGTAGGGACATCTTCGTCATTCCCGACATCCTCGCCAACGCCGGCGGCGTGATCGTTTCCTACTTCGAGTGGGTGCAGGACCTGCAAAACTTTTTCTGGACCGAGGAGGAAATCAACAAGAGGCTCAGAGAGATCATGACGCGCGCCTTCTACGAGGTGCTCGACATGAGCCGCAAGGAGAGCGTCGGCATGCGCCTGGCGGCGCTGATGATCGGAGTGAGCCGCGTTGCGCAGGCTATGCTCTGGCGCGGCTTATATGCCTAA